GCCGCGCAGACGAGGGCGGCGATCGCCAGTCCGGTGCCGCCCGCGACCGATGCCGTCATGGCGGCGCAGCCGACGACGAAGCAGGCGACGAGCGGGAGCAGGAGGGCGCGGGCCTTCTCCGGTGTGCCGCCGAAGCGGGACAGCGGGACCTGGCAGAGGACGACGAGTACGCAGTTGAGGACCATGAGGAGCGGGATCAGGCCGTGCGGGACGTCCGTGGTGTGGACGATCCACAGGGGGACGCCGACCTGGAGTACGGCGTCGTCGAGGAAGAGTGCCGACTCCGTGGCCGTGAAGAGGAGGAATGTCCGGTCGCGCCAGGGGTTGGACGGCGCGGTGGCCGGGGCCGTCCGTGAGGAGTCGGCCACGACCCGGGAGGGGGAGGGCGGTTCGGCGCAGCGGAGCGTGAGCACGGCTGCGGCGATGAAGCTGAGCACGTTGCCGACGAGCAGGGACTGGTAGGCGTGGAGGGTGCCGACGGCGATGGCGCCGGCTCCGGCCAGGCCGCCGATGGCCCAGCCCGCGTTGGAGACGGTGCGCTGTACCGCCTGGAAGCGGGTGCGGTCCGGTCCTGCGATCCGGGCGGCGTACAGCTTGGTGAGAACGTTGGCGCCGCGGTCGGCGAGGCTGGCGAGGGCGGAGTAGAGGAGGAGCAGGGAGAAGGATTCCGTGGTGAGCAGGGCCAACAGGGCCACGGCCTGCAGGAGTTGGGCACCGATGAGGACGCGGGTGACGGGGAACCGGTCGGCGAGGTGTCCTGCGAGGGGGGCTCCCGCGATGCCGGCGGCTCCCGAGATGCCCATGAGCAGGCCGACCTGGGTGACGGAGAGGCCGGTCACCAGGGTGAAGTAGAGGGCGGCCGCGCCCATCCAGAGGCCGGTGCCCGCCTTGTTGATCAGCGCGATCCACAGCATGCGGCGGCCGTCGCGGCCTCCTGGTATCCCTGCGTACAGCGCGGCCCGGCGACGGCTGAAACTCACTGATCCCCCTTGACTTGCATCTTTGTATCGGTACATACTTTGCTACGTGGCAGCACAATATGCGATCAGTGGTACGACCGCCAAGGGGATTGCCTCGTCGGTCGAGCAAGTGGTGGCCGAGGGCGGGCTCGGTCCCGGGGACGCCCTGCCTCCGGTGCGGCGGCTCGCGGACCAACTCGGGGTCAGCGCGGGGACGGTGGCGACCGCGTACAAGGAGCTGCGTCAGCGCGGGATCGTGGTGACGCGCGGGCGCGGCGGGACGGTCGTCGCGCAGGCGCCCGCCGTGGGGGCCCGGCGGCCGCCGCGGGTGCCTCAGGGGGTGCGGGATCTTGCGGGCGGGCATCCCGATACGGCGTTCCTGCCGGTGCTGTTGCCTCCGGAGCGGGTGGATCCCGTGAATGGTTCGCATCGGGCTTCGCCTCGGCTCGCCGGTCTTGAGGAGTTGGCGCGGGCGTGGTTCGCGCGGGACGGGGTGCCTGATGGGCAGGTGACCTTTGCGCATGGGGCGCTCGACTGCATGGCGCGGCTGCTGTCGGTGGAGCTGAAGCCCGGTGACACCGTGGCCGTGGAGGATCCGGGGTTCCATCATCTGCTGGATCTCGTACCGGCGTTGGGGCTGCGGATGGCTCCGGTGGCGGTGGACGACGAGGGGATCAGGCCCGAGGCGTTGCGCGGTGCGCTGCGGGCGGGGGCCCGGGCGCTGGTGTGCAGTCCGCGGGGGCAGAGTCCGATGGGCGGCGCCTTCTCGGAGGAGCGGCGGGCGGCTCTGCTGGAGGTGCTGGGCGCGTATTCGGAGGTCCTGGTCGTCGAGGACGATCACAACGCGGAGATCGCGGGGGCCGCTTCGTACTCACTGGCGTCGGGCGGGCTCGCGCGGTGGGC
The sequence above is drawn from the Streptomyces sp. NBC_01465 genome and encodes:
- a CDS encoding aminotransferase class I/II-fold pyridoxal phosphate-dependent enzyme, with translation MAAQYAISGTTAKGIASSVEQVVAEGGLGPGDALPPVRRLADQLGVSAGTVATAYKELRQRGIVVTRGRGGTVVAQAPAVGARRPPRVPQGVRDLAGGHPDTAFLPVLLPPERVDPVNGSHRASPRLAGLEELARAWFARDGVPDGQVTFAHGALDCMARLLSVELKPGDTVAVEDPGFHHLLDLVPALGLRMAPVAVDDEGIRPEALRGALRAGARALVCSPRGQSPMGGAFSEERRAALLEVLGAYSEVLVVEDDHNAEIAGAASYSLASGGLARWAQVRTVSKHLGIDLRWAALACDATTLARHEGRMLLTSGWVSHVLQETVERTMSDARARALVGRAEVVYTERREALIRELGGRGIGAHGASGLNVWVPVRDESAVVNGLRSRGWWVAAGARFRIATPTAVRITTATLETADAVRLASDFAEVLGESEATYGG
- a CDS encoding MFS transporter produces the protein MSFSRRRAALYAGIPGGRDGRRMLWIALINKAGTGLWMGAAALYFTLVTGLSVTQVGLLMGISGAAGIAGAPLAGHLADRFPVTRVLIGAQLLQAVALLALLTTESFSLLLLYSALASLADRGANVLTKLYAARIAGPDRTRFQAVQRTVSNAGWAIGGLAGAGAIAVGTLHAYQSLLVGNVLSFIAAAVLTLRCAEPPSPSRVVADSSRTAPATAPSNPWRDRTFLLFTATESALFLDDAVLQVGVPLWIVHTTDVPHGLIPLLMVLNCVLVVLCQVPLSRFGGTPEKARALLLPLVACFVVGCAAMTASVAGGTGLAIAALVCAAVAFTFAEILHSIASWELSVALAADDAQGAYLGVHGLSSSAQRSGGPLLVTAVIAAGPFAWPLLGAGVVATVAAQRRLVRNRLPRPSLSVVPVTVSEH